TTTAGAGTAAGGGAAAAGGATCCCTGAGATAGGGAGAAAACCAGAGATGCCACCCACACAATACATGACTATGGTAATGGTGGAAGGGTCAGAACAGGCTAGGTTGAGGAGTTGAGAAGGAtcacagaagaaatgagaaatttccACATCTCTGAAGTAGGCAACTTTTACCACCACCAAACTGTGCATCTGAGAGACCAAAAGGCTGGTGAGGAGTGATACCAACACTAACAAGCTGCAGACACGTGGGTTCATGATGACCAAGTAATGTAGGGGGTGACAGGCGGCCACaaacctgtcataggccatcacagtcaGGAGGAGACTATCCAAACAtccaaaaagcataaaaaacGACATCTGTGTCAGGCAGCCAGCATAGGAGATGACTCTGCTGTGAGTCTGGATGTTCACAATCATCCTGGGGACAGTGGTGGAGGTGAAGCCCATGTCAGCCAAGGAcaggttggagaggaagaagtacatgggggtgtggaggtgggagtcagAGGCAACAGCCAGGACGATGAGCAGGTTCCCCAACATGGTGACCAGGTACATGGACAGGAACAGGACCAAGAGGAAGGGCTGCAGGTCTGGATCATCTGAGAGGCCCAGGAGCAAGAATTCTGAGACACTCATTAGATTTTGTGGTCCCGTGTAGCTCTGACaccttttgaaaaagaagagagagaggtttgaaagaaaggaaacaggtaAATGAGCATGCAGTCCTACTATGTGCATATTTTGGATTCAGGAAATTTACAAGCCAATATTGACCCCAAGCCAATATTCACACTTGGGGTCATACGCCCTGGTACCTTCAGCACTATTTCACAATGTCCCAAATCCAGTTTTCGTACAGCTCCTTTCTCACTGGATTCTGCGTTATTCACCTCTTTCTATACATTGGCGTAAAGAATGTTAGAGGAGCAAGGAAATGGAGAGATAACAAATCCCTGATCATGGCAAAGGACAGTCTattcttttaatgaaatatatagaGTAAGAaaaagcacaacattgtaaatcaactaaacattaataaaaacataaaagttatataaaaaagaaatatccctctccctttttgaaaaaaaatcattctaattaGTACACTTAGAATCAGCCTTAATTTATTCAGATATAGCACAAGAATTTCTTTTGACTTAGAATGTTGATAATCTAGATATTCCTAGAACTATGTTATCTGGACTCTAAATAAAAGTCAAATGTTCATAATTAGAGGGAGGTTTTGTTGGGGAGgtcttctttgttgtttttttaggaccacacccttggcatatggaggttccccagctaggggtctaattggagctgtagccgcaggtctatgccacaaccacagcaatgcaagatctgaaacacatctgcaacctacaccatagctcatagaaGTGCaggatcctctacccactgagtgaggccagggatcgaacacacaacctcatggttcctagttggatttgtttctgctgtgccacaatgggaactcctagaaaggtTTTTTTACGTGTCTTTTATCTTCATGggtttttattattctttgacTTTCTGATTTCCcttatttctagaaatgtatgcTCAatatgtgggttgtcttttaaaagtcttttcaaGGGAAACCTGTGCACCACTGGTGGGAATGGAACTTTATTTGGCCACTGTGGAAATTCCTCACCCTTATGGTTAAAGGGGAAACATGCTTTTGAGACAAATAGGGTATTGGGACTGACATATAGACACCACTCTATGTAAAATAGACAGGTAACATGTCtagcacaagaaaatctactcaatattagaataggggaaaagaatctgaaaaggaatggatatatatataatgggtttattttgctgaacacctgaactaacacaactttgtaagtccactatacaccaataaaattaaaaaaataaataaagctgcccTGTGATTCACTTTTCCATTTTTGGGTATTCAtcttaaggaaatgaaaacactaataggaaaagttacatgcaccgctctgttcattgtagcattagttacaacagccaagatatggaaacaacctaagtgtccatcagtgggtgagtagaggaagaaaacatgatatatacacacaatggcaCACgattcagccataagaaggaaggaaatcctgccattgctgacaacatgtatggaccttgaaggcattaggctaagcaaaataagtcagataaagacaagtCGTGtaattcacttatatgtggaatctaaaatcaaacaaacaagcaaaccctaaactcagagaaaaagaggTAAGATGTGTAGTTTCcaaaagctgggggtggggagcgggaaATTGGATGAAACGAGTCAAAAAGTACACCCTTCCATATATAAGATAAGAAGTACTAGGGGGTGTATGATACAACACAATGACTATAGTTGACACTGTTCTGTGGTATATTTGAAAGGTAGGAGAGCAAATCCTaagaaatatcaataaaaaaatgctttttactttttctctctatatacaATGATGGATATtaatttattgtggtaatcatttcataaaatgtttcTCAGGTCATTATAcagtacaccttaaatttatatggTGCTACATATCAATTACATGtcaaaaaacctagaaaaaaactttttgacTGTAACGTCTAAACTCAGTCTAGccgggagttccctgatggtgcagcgggttaagaatacagcattgccatggttGGAGCTCAGGactctgcagtggcatgggttcagtccctggcctgggatcttcatGCAGCAGGTCctgccaaaaagagaaaaaaaaatccttactctTGTAGACTTCAAATTTTGGTAACTATATGTTAGTAAATGCAAAGTCACAACCTCATTACCCCATAGATGGCATTAGCGTACAGTGCACTTCTCAATCATTGaacaggagtccccgttgtgaccagtagattaagaacctgactagtatccatgaggatgcaggttcaatccctggccttaacaAGGACATGATATTTCCATATCTCAGGTTTTCAAACCGGACTCTAAAGTGCATTGTTATCCTAGGAAATCTATAATCCATTATATTAGTGCCACCAGTGCCCCTAAAACCACTGGCTCAGTATCCTAAGTCACAGATGTGTGTATAAATGCCTCAGCCTCTATGTGCTGGTGTTCTTTATCTGGAAATTGAGATGATAACAGCCAGCTCCACAGATGTGGGGCATCTTAGAGTGGTGGAACTTAGAAACATTTGGTCCTTGCTTTGTACcagaattataattatttttggaatAGTTGGTTTATGGGTGAAATGCAACCCTAAGAGAgttttaataatcttttatttgattatagttttacttaaagaatagttgatttacagcattgtgccaatttctgctgtacagtacagtgatccagtcatacatatatctacattctttttctcgtgctatcttctgtcatgttctatcccaagagatgggatatagttccctgtgctgtacagtaagacctcgtTGATTATCCATTatgaatataatagtttgcatctaccaaccccaaactcggtgtccttcccactccttccctgctcccccttggcaaccccaagtctgttctccatgtctgtgagtctgtttctgttttgtagataggttcatttgtgccatattttagatccacatataagtgatatcatatggtgtttgtctttctttttctgacttacttctcttagtatgagaattcctagttgcatacatgttgctgcaaattcttttgttcttcttagGGCTGAggagcattccattgtgtatatgtaattgGTTATATGGCAGAAAATCTGAAGGGTCTCTTTTCTCAGGGCATGCACATAGAATGACTtggaatcctttttcttttttggtctttttgtctctttttagggctgcacccgcagcatatggaggttctcaggctaggggtctaatcggagctgtagcagctgacctaccccagagccacagcaatgcgggatctgaggcgcacctggaacctacaccacagctcacagcaatgccagatccataacccaccgagcgaggctagggatcaaacctgcaacctcatggttcctactcagatttgattccactacaccattatgggaactctgACTTAGAATCCTAAAATGTGTCTAAGCCCACATGATAAAACGTACCTTCCCCTGCTCCTTCTgcctttactttttaatatttatgaaaatcaCTGTGTTGTTCTTTGAGTAATTCAATGTCATGGAGCTATTAAGTGGAAAATAATAGATCCCATTGAGAGTCCATGACATACACACAGGCAAGTACCATTTTATCTTGTCTCTTGTCCTATGGGGCATCCCATAAGCACAGGCAGGAAAGCATCAGTGTGTGCAAGCCATATTGAttattctgtgtttctgtgacCCAAAGAAGGGTCTACTCAATAGTTATCATACCTGGggagttaaggatcaagcattgatgcaagctgggcatgggtcacagactcagctcggattgatgttactgtggctgtggtataggcccagctgcagctccaattcgacccccagcctgggaacgtccatatgccataggtgtggccattcagaaagaaagaaagaaagaaagaaagaaagaaagaaagaaagagagaaatcaatgCAACTCAGCCACTTCCGTCTAAGTGCTAAGTATCTACTTGTGtagggacaaaaataaaatgttttgtcaGGTATTCATTCAAAATTACACTGTCAGATCACAGGATACTTTGGCCAAATGATATGAGCCTTAGAGTTATcaaaatcaataatatttttatcaaaaagttTGTCCTTAGTCTATGCATCCATCCCATATTTACCCACATAGACAGTATTCATTCCCTGTTTCTTACTCAGTGAGGTGGTATCAAACCAAAATCAACTCAGATGACAATGTCGATGCTCTGAGATACTAAGAACTTGCTCCAGCTCGCCAGATAATAAATGCAGCAGAtaggatttaaaattatttggtgGATCTCTGAGTCACCGTTAGTTAACTTCTTCACACTAATACAATTCAGGGAAGTTTAAAGCACAGATCCACAGGTCCTAACCAATGCCTCATCTTCTGTACATCATCTCTGTTTCTGGTCTCCTGAATATGGATGATGTTATGTCTCCAATTTAAATGGAGAAGGCTGAATTACAAGAATGGAGGAGGAAGTGGACAGGTGAGGCAATATCCAGGAGCAGAGATCTGCCGTCAGCTGTTATGAGCCAATGATTTCTGTGATCCTGCCTATGATCTCAGCCATCCTTTCTACGGTTGGTGCCACCCACGGCTCTCCACTGCGGTTTACCAGTAACCTCCAAAATGAAGATCACAGTAACTGGAGATATTTGATGGAATGGCCAGAGAAGTGAAATGACTGGGTTGGCAAAGGGAGAATGTTGGCCAGGTGTCTGTGTCTGGAGTCAGGCTGTTTGATTCAAAGCTGGCATCATCTCATTCTATCCCATGATCTGGTGCAAGttacaataaaaaaaacctatcatcttttcctcatctgtaaaagaataATAAcctgtacacatatatatatgaggaGTGACTAtgcagatgaaaagaaataagctatGTGGAGCACTTAATTCAGAGACTGACCCTTGGGAATCTTTAATGAATATTCACGATACCACATATATAATCATTTGGCATCATCCTCATAAACACTTTCATGATCATCTTGGAATACTTAGGGGACAGTTTAGAGGGCCTCATTTCCTGCTCTGGTGAGAGAGATGCCAACAGAACCTAGAGCCAGTATGGGAGGAAAGCAGAAATAAGACTTCTCACTGAGACCAACAGCATCAACTTCATATGCCTCTGAGCTGACTGCATATTGGTGCCCTACTCGCTCATCCTCCAACTGTCCTGCTTATCCTGATGATGAAGAAACCATCCTGCCCCAGTCCCTCCTGTACTCAGTATCTCCAGTGGTACTCACTGCAGGGCACTGCCTTTGTTCTGGGGCATGACAAAGGAATGATGATCAATTGCCCTTCCCAGGCTGGGTGAGTGATGAAGGTTCAGGTTCTGTTCACAGGACAGACAGGAAGACAGAGTCAGATGGACTCCTTGATGAAGACAATGACCATGACAGGAGAAGACACACGTACTGATCCAGCTGGACTGGGACCAACAAACTGAAATGTTGCAGGGCACAGGCTGCTTATTACAGGAGTGTGGGCTTGAGAGCTCAATGCCCAGAGCTCATAATTAGCCAAATTGGCCCATATTATCTTAGTCTCTGAGGGTTTGTTAATATTAACGGTAGAGGATTATGAGAGTTCTCCTTCATAGGATTTGGGTCCTGCCCCTTCTCAGGAAGACTCTCACCCTTACTCCTCCTCCCGAGTTTCCAGTTTCATACATCTTAATAAAAAATTCAGACTTACTCTGTGTGcgtgtattagtttcaagtgtacagcaaagtgattcagttatgcatgtatgcatatatatattcttttcatatccctttgcattatagtttattataaaacactgaagatagttccctgtgctatagagcagatccttgttggttatctattatatatagtgtgtatatgttaatctcaaactcctaatttatctctcccacaTCCCTTTGGGAActatgttttctatgtctttgcaTCTGTTTTGTAAAcacagttcatttgtatcacatttGTCTATGTGgaatcattttttagattctacatataagcgacgtcatatgatatttgtctttacatGACTTccctcacttaatatgataatttctaggtccatccatgttgctgcaaatggcattatcattctttttatggccgagtaatattctacggtatatatgtaccacttcttccttgtccattcatctgttgatggacatttaggttgcttccatgtcttggctacagtAAAcgctgctgcagtgaacattggggtgcatgtgtcatttcaaatgatagttttctccagatatatgcccaggagtgggactacaggatcatacagtaactctattttagtttttttcttagaGAACCTCCACATtgctctccacagtggctgcacaattCACATTCCCACAGACTTGTTAAATTAACCTATAttaggcaagaacataaaatgggaaaaagaaagtctattcagcaagcattgctgggaaacctggacagctgcatgcaaagcaatgaaactagaacacaccctcacaccatgcacaaaaatacactcaaaatggctgaaagacttaaatataggacaggacaccatcaaactcctagaagaaaacataggcaaaacactctctgatatcaacatcatgaatattttctcagatcagtctcccaaagcaatagaaattagagcaaacataaacccatgggacctaatcaaactgaaaagcttttgcacagcaaaggaaacccaaaagaaaacaaaaagacaacttacagaatgggagaaaatagtttcaaatgatgcaaccgacaagagcttaatctctagaatatataaacaacttataaaacccagcagcaaaaaagccaatcaatcaatggaaaaatgggcaaaagacctgaatagacatctctccaaagaagagatacagatggacaacaaacacatgaaaaaatgctcaacatcgctggttataagagaaatgcaaatcaaaagtaccatgagatatcacctcacaccagtcagaatggccatcattcataaatccacaaataacaagtgctggagaggctgtgcagaaaagggaaccctcctgcactgttggtgggaatgtaaactggtacagccactatggagaaccatttggagataccttagaaatctatacatagaacttccatatgaccccacaatcccactcttgggcatctatccggacaaaactctacttaaaagagacacatgcacccgcatgttcattgcagccctattcacaatagccacgacatggaaacaacccaaatgtccacggacagaggattggatttggaagaagtggtatatatacacaatggaatactactcagccataaaaaagaatgacataatgccatttgcagcaacatggagggaactagagaatctcatcctgagtgaaatgagccagaaagacaaagacaaataccatatggtatcacttataactggaacctaatatccagcacaaatgaacatctcctcagaaaagaaaatcatggacttggagaagagacttgtggctgcctgatgggagggggagagggagggagtgggagggatcgggagcttgggcttataagacacaacttagaatagatttacaaggagatcccgctgaatagcattgagaactttgtctagatactcatgttgcaacagaagaaagggtgggggaaaaatgtaattgtaatgtatacatgtaaggataacctgacccccttgctgtgcagttggaaaataaaaaaataataaaaaataaaaaaatttaaaaaaagaatggtaataaaaaaaataaaaaaataataaattaacctATATTGACATGTGAGTTTATAATCATCAAATACATTCAAATGACCGAGTGATTTTAGGGAGAATCGGGTCTTCTACAGCAAGAATCTGATGGTATTCTTATTttctcagttaatttttttattgtggatGCAACACTTACTATGAGATCTACCtttttaacagattttaaaatattcatatattataatTGACTGTAGGTACACTGTTGTACAGCACATCTGTAGGGCTTGTTCATCTTGATTCACTGAAATTTTATGCCGTTTTCTGAGTAATTCTCATATTATTTCCCTCTCCTGCCAGCCCCCGGCAACCAGCTTTCCACTATatgattttatgaatttgactattttagatgaatcatataagtagaatcatgcagaatttgtctttctgtgattgtctacttcacttagcataatgtcctaaTGTCtgcccatgttgttgcaaatggcagcacttttttctttttctttttctttttttttttttttgcttttatggccacacccagggcatacggaagttcccaggctaggggtgcaattggagctacagccgccagcctatgccacagcaacacatcatcacagaagcaccagatccttaacccactgagcaaacctgcaacctcatggttcctaatcagatttgtttctgctgtgccatgacaggaactccgtaaatgCTTTCTTGAATGTGGTTTGTAGAAACTAAGAGAAAGCAGTTTCCATAGAAAAGGGAACACTAACAGAAAACACAAGCATACATAACAGAATGAGAGTTAGAAGGCAACAAGAAATCTTAAAGGGCTTCTCCCCAACCTGGAAGCCTCACAACCAAGGTCGTTAATTCcatgtgtttccatttctctctccttcccatatTATTTTATGCCAAGTACTCTATGATATCCCATTCCTCTAAGGACTTATCTCACTGCCTTCAGAACTTCAGATGCCATTTCCCaacttctaaaatatattcatcCATGATTTCTCTAggtttccatcatgttccaggcactgttctttaAAACATAAACTCAGAGTTACTGTTGCGgtgtagtggaaaagaatctgactggtaaccatgaggttctgggttcaatcccagactttgctcagtgggtcaaggatcctgcatggctatggctgtggctgtggctgtggctggcagctatagctctgattagacccctagcctgggaacctccatacgccatgggtgcatccctaaaaagcaaaaaataaaataaaataaataaactcatttatCACTCTCAACCATTCTGTGGAGTAAGTACCATTAATAATCCCATTTCATCAAGTAGGAAACCGAGGTACTGAGAAATCAGAGAGCTTGGCAGTGGTTAGCAAAGAGTAGAACCAGGATTTGTGGCAGAGGAGTCAGGCTCTAGGATTTATAATTTGACATGATCCTTACTACCACACCTAGCTTAGCAGTTCAGTACACTGGTTCTGAAGCATAGGCTACCTTCTTTGCAAGCATAGCGATGGCTAGCCTCAACCCCGGAAGCTTAGTTGATTTGTCCCATCAAGTCCACCCCCTCAGATTATTAACTAAAATATGAGTTTTATTTGAG
This is a stretch of genomic DNA from Phacochoerus africanus isolate WHEZ1 unplaced genomic scaffold, ROS_Pafr_v1 Scaffold_18, whole genome shotgun sequence. It encodes these proteins:
- the LOC125119191 gene encoding olfactory receptor 18-like, whose protein sequence is MPQNKGSALQCQSYTGPQNLMSVSEFLLLGLSDDPDLQPFLLVLFLSMYLVTMLGNLLIVLAVASDSHLHTPMYFFLSNLSLADMGFTSTTVPRMIVNIQTHSRVISYAGCLTQMSFFMLFGCLDSLLLTVMAYDRFVAACHPLHYLVIMNPRVCSLLVLVSLLTSLLVSQMHSLVVVKVAYFRDVEISHFFCDPSQLLNLACSDPSTITIVMYCVGGISGFLPISGILFPYSKIVSSILRVSSSGGRYKAFSTCGSHLTVVCLFYGTGLGVYLSSALSLSPRKDAVASVVYTVVTPILNPFIYSLRNRDIKRAMRRFLGQTI